A single genomic interval of Dyella sp. GSA-30 harbors:
- a CDS encoding ECF-type sigma factor, which translates to MEPERSVDAGDFTCLLQCWRQGDARAQEQLFNLIYHELKGIALRRLSKPGALALDSTELVNESLLRLLEHVPDATSREHFFKIAATAIRCTLIDLSRRQYAEKRGSGAIAVTLSLADHVSTSSTPWLDVEMAFVELEQQDPRKCRIAELALLVGLNQQEIASTLAISLSTVERELRFAKAWLREWLSR; encoded by the coding sequence ATGGAACCGGAGCGTTCTGTCGATGCAGGCGACTTTACTTGTCTCCTGCAGTGTTGGCGCCAGGGAGATGCGCGAGCGCAGGAACAGCTGTTCAATCTGATCTACCACGAGCTCAAGGGCATCGCCCTGCGGCGGCTGTCGAAACCCGGCGCACTGGCTCTCGATTCCACCGAGCTCGTCAACGAAAGTCTTCTGCGTCTGCTTGAACATGTGCCCGACGCGACCAGCCGCGAGCACTTCTTCAAGATCGCCGCCACGGCCATTCGCTGCACCCTGATCGATCTCAGTCGGCGCCAGTACGCCGAAAAGCGAGGATCGGGCGCTATCGCCGTGACGCTTTCGCTCGCCGACCATGTTTCGACCTCCAGCACACCATGGCTGGACGTGGAGATGGCATTCGTCGAGCTCGAGCAACAAGACCCACGCAAATGCAGGATCGCGGAACTGGCCTTGCTGGTCGGCCTGAACCAGCAGGAGATCGCCAGCACCCTTGCGATATCCCTGTCTACCGTCGAGCGCGAGTTGCGCTTCGCCAAGGCGTGGCTCCGGGAGTGGCTGTCGCGATGA
- the gspD gene encoding type II secretion system secretin GspD — protein MSRPILQLFRIGTVAMAVWITGCSTLPNPKDDGVLQREAMAGTEKPAPEPVALNKEITAPDAAAAVRPQVSEGTGQFIRPQGLATPIKAASGDNAVTFNFENQPVPAVVKVILGDLLKQNYTIVPGVQGNISFSTSQPVDSTQAIPILETLLSWTGNALVKQGSGYVVMPSKDAVGGNVAPSLGAASPQAGLQARLYPLHYISANEMQKLIKPFARPESILLADPARNVIVLSGTPEDLANYERTVKTFDVDWLRGMSIGVYSLQRANVTELMPKLDSLFGPKGDTPLAGMLRFIPIERTNSLVVITTQPSYLSEVGGWIEKIDRGGGNEPQLFVYDVRNLKASDLAQYLAQIYASSNGNNGGNGGAKVGPGLTSGTLGGSDNANGSANGLGSLAGSFGSSTNGGIGGGLGNNSGLNSGGIGSGTSGGIGSTGGFGSSGGIGSNQSSNGFGGFTPGGINSNGTSNSVFGNNNGQQSQQYSNDDGSIRISSVDANNQLLVRAPPSKWDEINSAIKRLDTTPLQVQIETRILEVTLTGDFQFGVQWYLEGLIKNTTDANGNIVPGQPGNQQQGALGVGGANYSPVSTASGTTTGDAFYYSFVNHNLQVALRALETSGKTKTLSAPSMVVLNNQVAQIQVGDQVPISSTTVNTGLATGTVSTAQYIPTGVILGVQPRVNPGGLVYMNVMQQVSQAGAAAAGVNPTISQRALSTQVAVQSGQTVLLGGLIQQLDQTTDTGIPGLNQIPILGRLFGSTNRSKTRTELIVLITPRVITNGEEAKQITDEYQQKFESLAPLRESDSAMKPAVITPLKP, from the coding sequence ATGTCCCGCCCCATCCTTCAACTCTTTCGTATCGGCACCGTCGCCATGGCGGTGTGGATAACTGGCTGCTCGACGTTGCCGAATCCTAAAGACGACGGCGTGCTGCAGCGCGAAGCTATGGCAGGTACCGAGAAGCCGGCGCCTGAGCCCGTAGCGCTCAACAAGGAAATCACGGCGCCCGATGCTGCGGCTGCCGTAAGGCCGCAGGTCTCCGAGGGCACCGGGCAGTTCATTCGTCCGCAGGGCCTGGCTACACCGATCAAGGCTGCCAGCGGCGATAACGCCGTCACCTTCAATTTCGAGAACCAGCCGGTGCCAGCGGTGGTGAAAGTCATTCTTGGCGATTTGCTCAAGCAGAACTACACCATCGTGCCGGGCGTGCAGGGCAACATCTCCTTCTCTACGTCCCAGCCCGTCGACAGCACCCAGGCGATTCCGATTCTGGAAACACTGCTCTCCTGGACTGGTAACGCGCTGGTCAAGCAAGGCAGTGGCTATGTCGTGATGCCTTCCAAGGATGCCGTAGGCGGCAATGTAGCGCCGAGCCTAGGTGCCGCATCGCCACAAGCCGGTTTGCAGGCACGCCTGTATCCGCTGCACTACATCTCGGCCAACGAGATGCAGAAGCTGATCAAACCATTCGCACGCCCCGAGTCGATCTTGTTAGCTGATCCGGCGCGTAATGTCATCGTGCTATCGGGCACGCCCGAAGACCTCGCCAATTACGAGCGCACCGTCAAGACCTTTGATGTCGACTGGCTGCGTGGCATGTCGATAGGCGTCTATAGCTTGCAACGCGCGAATGTCACTGAGCTGATGCCCAAGCTCGACAGCCTGTTCGGGCCCAAGGGTGACACGCCGCTGGCTGGCATGCTGCGCTTTATACCGATCGAGCGCACCAACTCACTGGTAGTTATCACCACGCAACCTAGCTATCTTTCCGAAGTCGGCGGCTGGATCGAAAAGATCGATCGCGGCGGCGGCAACGAGCCGCAGCTGTTTGTGTACGACGTGCGTAACCTCAAAGCATCCGACCTCGCACAGTACCTAGCGCAGATCTATGCATCGAGCAACGGCAACAACGGTGGCAATGGCGGAGCCAAGGTGGGTCCAGGTCTGACTTCGGGCACCCTGGGCGGTAGCGATAACGCGAATGGTTCGGCCAATGGCCTAGGTAGTCTTGCAGGCAGCTTCGGCAGCAGCACTAACGGCGGGATCGGCGGTGGCCTTGGAAATAACAGCGGACTGAACTCCGGTGGCATCGGCTCAGGTACATCTGGCGGTATTGGCAGTACGGGTGGCTTTGGCAGTAGCGGCGGCATTGGCTCCAACCAGTCTTCCAACGGATTTGGCGGATTCACGCCAGGAGGTATCAACAGCAACGGTACGTCCAACAGCGTATTTGGCAACAACAACGGGCAGCAATCGCAGCAGTACAGCAACGACGACGGAAGCATCCGCATCAGTTCGGTCGATGCGAATAATCAGCTGCTTGTACGAGCGCCACCGTCGAAGTGGGATGAGATCAATTCGGCAATCAAGCGCCTGGACACCACACCACTTCAGGTGCAGATCGAGACGCGCATTCTGGAAGTGACATTGACGGGCGATTTCCAGTTCGGTGTGCAGTGGTATCTCGAAGGTCTGATCAAGAACACCACCGATGCAAATGGGAACATCGTTCCGGGCCAGCCCGGAAATCAGCAGCAAGGTGCCCTAGGTGTTGGCGGAGCCAATTATTCGCCAGTTAGCACAGCTAGTGGAACTACCACCGGCGATGCGTTTTATTACTCGTTCGTTAACCATAACTTGCAAGTAGCTTTACGTGCTCTGGAGACGAGTGGAAAAACAAAGACACTCTCTGCGCCCTCCATGGTTGTATTGAACAATCAAGTTGCTCAGATTCAAGTCGGCGATCAGGTGCCCATTAGTTCCACCACTGTTAATACTGGCCTTGCGACCGGCACAGTAAGCACGGCTCAATACATACCTACTGGCGTTATCCTGGGCGTTCAACCTCGGGTCAATCCAGGCGGTCTGGTTTATATGAATGTCATGCAGCAGGTGAGCCAGGCGGGAGCGGCCGCAGCCGGAGTCAATCCGACTATTAGTCAGCGTGCTCTGAGTACCCAAGTAGCTGTACAAAGCGGGCAAACAGTACTCTTGGGGGGATTGATTCAACAGTTGGATCAGACTACCGACACGGGAATTCCTGGACTAAATCAAATTCCTATCCTTGGACGACTATTCGGTAGCACAAATCGTAGCAAGACACGCACCGAACTGATCGTCCTAATTACGCCGCGTGTTATAACGAACGGCGAAGAAGCTAAGCAGATTACTGACGAGTATCAGCAAAAGTTCGAGTCTTTGGCGCCGCTTCGCGAAAGTGATAGCGCAATGAAGCCGGCGGTCATTACCCCTCTCAAGCCTTAA
- the hrpB gene encoding ATP-dependent helicase HrpB produces the protein MDGLPSFPIAPLLPDIVASLASKPCLVLEAPPGAGKTTQVPLALLEAAWLQGQRILMLEPRRIAARAAAQFMASQLGEDVGQTVGYRIRFESRVSAATRIEVVTEGILTRLIQDDPELTGIGAILFDEFHERHLAGDLGIALALDVQATLRPDLRIVVMSATLDGERIAQWLDAPRISSPGRSFPVQVEYPPARAQETLEQHLARVSRQALVETDGDVLAFLPGRREIGRAQSILLQSLERDDATDVEVVQLHGELSMAEQQAALSPAEPGTRRIVLATNVAESSVTLPGIRAVVDAGQAREPRFDPNSGFARLETVAISQASADQRAGRAGRVAPGIAYRLWPQSKRLDASRTAEIMQTELSGLALELAAWGSESLSWLDPPPAGALAQARALLTQLGALDAAARITSLGRRMLELGATPRLGAAAMRAPPELHALIADLLALMEARSPLRGEQARSDDFRARVHALHAWRDRSTAGARGGADSGALAAIEQSSKGWRRRLNIRTAASGVPDSHAVGDLLLHAFPDRVARRDDSNPLRYTLANGRGARLHENTALHGEPWLVVLDIQYDARDSLIRAAAPLDPRALERDYPAQFVRERVLRWNDERQAVEAFEEYRYAAITLERRSVPVKPEDALPALLAAIRSRGIGVLPWSENALRLRARMQSLRGWMPELGLPDVSDGALLASLEDWLSPYLNGKRRLDALSAEELSQALASLFDYEQRRQLDSHAPDSLTVPSGITHRLEYTPDEPPVLAVKLQELFGLADTPRIAGGRIPVTLHLLSPARRPIQVTQDLKGFWERTYPEVKKELKGRYPRHPWPDDPWTAAPTHRAKPRGT, from the coding sequence ATGGACGGACTTCCTAGTTTCCCTATCGCTCCGTTACTTCCGGATATCGTCGCTTCATTAGCGTCGAAGCCTTGTCTTGTCCTGGAAGCGCCCCCGGGCGCAGGCAAAACAACACAGGTTCCGCTGGCTCTGCTGGAGGCCGCATGGCTTCAGGGCCAGCGCATCCTGATGCTCGAACCCCGTCGCATCGCCGCCAGAGCCGCTGCTCAATTCATGGCGAGCCAGCTAGGCGAAGATGTCGGACAGACGGTGGGTTACCGAATCCGCTTCGAATCCCGCGTCAGCGCTGCAACGCGGATCGAAGTGGTGACTGAGGGCATTCTTACGCGCCTAATCCAGGACGACCCCGAATTGACCGGGATCGGCGCGATCCTGTTCGACGAATTCCATGAGCGGCATCTAGCAGGCGATCTCGGCATTGCCCTGGCGCTGGATGTACAGGCCACGTTACGGCCGGATCTGCGAATCGTGGTGATGTCCGCGACCCTCGACGGCGAGCGTATCGCGCAGTGGTTGGATGCGCCGCGCATCAGTAGTCCGGGGCGTAGTTTTCCCGTGCAGGTCGAGTATCCCCCAGCGCGCGCGCAGGAAACGCTTGAGCAGCATCTCGCACGGGTCTCGCGCCAAGCCTTGGTTGAAACCGATGGCGATGTGCTCGCGTTTCTTCCGGGGCGTCGAGAGATTGGACGAGCGCAATCCATCTTGCTGCAGAGTCTGGAACGCGATGATGCGACAGACGTCGAAGTCGTGCAGCTGCACGGCGAACTGTCAATGGCCGAGCAGCAGGCTGCGCTTTCCCCTGCGGAGCCAGGAACACGGCGCATTGTGCTGGCAACGAACGTCGCCGAATCGAGCGTGACCTTGCCCGGCATTCGTGCGGTCGTCGATGCAGGACAGGCGCGTGAGCCACGCTTCGATCCGAACTCCGGTTTTGCGCGGTTGGAGACGGTGGCGATTTCGCAGGCCTCCGCCGATCAGCGCGCTGGCCGTGCCGGTCGTGTTGCGCCGGGTATCGCTTATCGACTATGGCCGCAGAGCAAGCGCCTCGATGCTTCGCGCACGGCCGAAATCATGCAGACGGAGTTGTCCGGGCTTGCGCTGGAATTGGCTGCATGGGGTAGCGAGAGCCTGTCGTGGCTCGATCCGCCGCCGGCAGGCGCTCTGGCGCAGGCGCGTGCCTTGCTGACTCAATTAGGCGCACTGGATGCCGCTGCACGCATCACATCGTTGGGTCGACGCATGCTCGAACTCGGTGCCACGCCGCGCCTCGGCGCGGCCGCCATGCGTGCCCCGCCCGAGCTACATGCCTTGATTGCGGACCTGCTTGCGCTGATGGAAGCGCGCTCACCGCTACGAGGCGAACAGGCGCGCAGCGACGACTTCCGCGCGCGTGTGCATGCCTTGCACGCGTGGCGCGATCGCAGCACGGCCGGCGCGCGTGGCGGTGCCGATAGCGGCGCGTTGGCCGCGATCGAGCAATCGTCCAAGGGATGGCGTCGTCGCCTGAATATCCGTACCGCAGCCAGCGGCGTGCCGGACAGTCATGCGGTTGGCGATCTGTTGCTGCACGCGTTTCCCGATCGCGTCGCGCGCCGCGACGACAGCAATCCGCTGCGCTATACCCTGGCCAATGGCCGTGGTGCGCGGCTGCACGAAAACACCGCGCTGCATGGCGAACCCTGGCTGGTGGTGCTGGATATTCAATACGACGCGCGCGATAGCCTGATTCGTGCCGCCGCGCCGCTCGATCCGCGGGCGCTGGAGCGCGACTACCCCGCGCAGTTCGTGCGCGAACGCGTGCTGCGCTGGAACGATGAGCGGCAGGCGGTCGAGGCGTTCGAGGAATATCGCTATGCCGCGATTACGCTGGAGCGCCGCAGTGTGCCGGTCAAGCCGGAAGACGCACTGCCTGCGTTGCTGGCTGCGATACGCAGCCGGGGTATCGGCGTATTGCCGTGGAGCGAGAACGCGCTTCGTTTACGCGCACGCATGCAATCGCTACGCGGCTGGATGCCCGAGCTGGGGTTGCCGGATGTGTCCGACGGAGCCTTGCTTGCATCGCTGGAGGATTGGCTCTCGCCCTATCTCAATGGCAAGCGCCGTCTCGATGCCTTGAGCGCGGAAGAACTCTCACAGGCGCTGGCTTCGCTATTTGACTACGAACAGCGTCGACAGCTTGATAGCCACGCGCCCGATAGCCTCACTGTGCCCAGTGGCATCACGCATCGTCTCGAGTACACGCCGGACGAGCCACCCGTGCTGGCGGTCAAGCTGCAGGAGCTGTTTGGGCTGGCCGATACGCCGCGTATCGCCGGTGGCCGGATTCCGGTCACGCTGCACCTGCTCTCGCCGGCGCGGCGCCCTATTCAAGTGACGCAAGATTTGAAGGGTTTCTGGGAACGCACCTACCCGGAAGTCAAAAAAGAACTCAAAGGTCGCTATCCTCGCCACCCTTGGCCGGACGATCCGTGGACCGCCGCGCCGACCCATCGTGCCAAGCCGCGCGGGACCTGA
- a CDS encoding sterol desaturase family protein, which yields MELPRHLLLLLPAFILLAAIEGWYLHRRRPGGYDWRAYFASLGDAIGRLVFTRLLGLGVAGIFFSIAYRYRITTIPMHAWWAWPLLFVLQDFFYYWMHRADHRIHWFWATHCVHHSSNSYNLAAAYRLGWTARISGNVIFFTPLALLGFPVPAILAATAINLLYQFWLHTELLPRLGPIEWVFNTPAHHRVHHASNAAYLDKNYGGILIIYDRLFGTFAAESADDPCRYGLVHPISSNNPFRIAFHGWAGMWRTLRRARGWRGRWLAVFGPPM from the coding sequence ATGGAGCTGCCCCGTCATCTATTGCTTCTCCTGCCCGCATTCATTCTGCTCGCCGCGATCGAAGGCTGGTATCTGCACCGCCGTCGCCCAGGCGGCTATGACTGGCGCGCCTACTTCGCGTCACTTGGCGATGCGATAGGACGACTGGTTTTCACGCGCCTGCTTGGACTGGGCGTGGCGGGCATCTTTTTCAGCATTGCCTATCGCTACCGGATCACCACCATCCCGATGCACGCCTGGTGGGCATGGCCGCTGCTGTTTGTATTGCAGGATTTCTTCTACTACTGGATGCACCGTGCCGATCACCGCATTCACTGGTTCTGGGCGACGCACTGCGTGCATCACTCCAGCAACAGCTACAACCTGGCGGCCGCGTATCGCCTGGGATGGACTGCGCGGATAAGCGGCAATGTGATTTTCTTTACGCCGCTGGCGCTGTTGGGCTTCCCCGTCCCCGCCATTCTGGCCGCGACCGCGATCAACCTGCTCTACCAGTTCTGGCTGCACACGGAATTGCTGCCGCGTTTAGGGCCGATCGAGTGGGTGTTCAACACCCCGGCGCACCATCGCGTGCACCACGCCAGCAACGCGGCGTATCTGGACAAGAACTACGGCGGCATCCTGATCATCTACGACCGGCTGTTCGGCACGTTCGCCGCCGAGAGCGCCGACGATCCCTGCCGCTACGGCCTGGTCCATCCGATCAGCAGCAACAATCCGTTTCGCATTGCATTCCACGGCTGGGCCGGCATGTGGCGCACGCTGCGCCGCGCCCGAGGCTGGCGCGGTCGCTGGCTCGCCGTGTTCGGACCGCCCATGTGA
- a CDS encoding EF-hand domain-containing protein translates to MRRTVLFLSLLALTPLTATAQVSQDNKSRMVNEIKQRFDKADTNGDGALDREEAKAMPRVAQHFDDIDTDHDGKVTLQEIGRYLAAKRENK, encoded by the coding sequence ATGCGCCGCACCGTTTTATTCCTCAGCCTGCTCGCTCTGACCCCACTCACCGCCACCGCACAAGTATCGCAAGACAACAAAAGCCGCATGGTCAACGAAATCAAGCAGCGCTTCGACAAAGCCGACACCAACGGCGACGGCGCGCTCGATCGCGAAGAAGCCAAGGCCATGCCACGCGTTGCCCAACACTTCGACGATATCGACACCGATCACGACGGCAAAGTGACGCTGCAGGAGATCGGCCGTTATCTCGCCGCCAAGCGCGAAAACAAGTAA
- a CDS encoding serine/threonine-protein kinase, giving the protein MEQLFNAAITQPPDRWSHFLETNETDATVRAAVLRMLEHAHNDDPHPVQAQLQRIGSSLAAMPDRIGPYRLLRQIGEGGMGSVFLAERDVDGAFQQVALKLLHGLPTAAGKRRMARERELLAGMNHPHIAGLIDSGEAASGQPFLVMDYVEGHALADFLASRQLTLRDRVRLCAQCCDAIQHAHQHLVLHRDVKPSNIVVSNDGTPVLLDFGIGTLLEASPSGVHTATLAFTPGYAAPEQIRGYAATTATDIFGLGALLFDVLTGLRLPDLRKGDMPVPLPSSQPIAPSRRRELRGDLDRIVMKATALAPEDRYRTAAALSDDLHRYLRGEPVLAAPDSLFYRLRKLVNRHRWAAAASVAIVCVIVAFVVRLDIERQRALQAEAAAVREAGNANASREFLVSVLAASDPEAGRGRPMTVSALLTSATSQLRNERMQDEGTRALVWLAVAEIYKNINDPVPGLQAIDTAADLFKRTNQTDPDLQARVLETRGVLLGQLERIADAKRTLQDLIALRSGPNTDMLALARAHQAYATVAALGGDREQAERSLDHALTLLKAGSGPTDRLRLDLLLDRMNLHASRPGDSQAAPYLTQVLKLATATLEADDPKWRTVHQTASTVYRGLGQYPQALPHAESALAIAQRVYGNSSQYTMDQESELAMVLGQLGRYRDAVTHMERARSLHQALGLDDLVLAQQDILLAWLYEGRGDSRRAIALLDSTLARLPQGDPTYITWRWVAYKQRASAHGDLRQFEQAWADVDEALRWVREDRGGDSIEYSQIQARYAQLLLDAGRLSQAEVALATAKRLSQARSAGPYTAIWIRLAELDAQLAQAKGQISLARQRMDEALALAEKERNSDPIKIAKVKLLAADLAFRQHDADRARSLLREAMPVLEQEMSSQSPQLAKARWLAKKTSQ; this is encoded by the coding sequence ATGGAGCAACTGTTCAATGCGGCGATCACGCAACCGCCGGACCGGTGGTCGCATTTCCTGGAAACGAATGAAACCGACGCTACGGTTCGGGCAGCTGTCCTGCGCATGCTCGAACACGCGCACAACGACGATCCCCATCCTGTCCAGGCGCAATTGCAGCGCATCGGGTCGTCGCTGGCGGCGATGCCCGATCGCATCGGCCCGTACCGTCTGCTGCGGCAGATCGGCGAGGGTGGCATGGGCAGCGTTTTCCTGGCCGAGCGTGACGTCGACGGAGCCTTCCAGCAGGTTGCACTGAAACTGCTGCATGGCTTGCCCACGGCAGCAGGCAAACGACGCATGGCACGCGAGCGCGAACTGCTTGCCGGCATGAACCATCCGCACATCGCCGGCCTGATCGATAGTGGCGAGGCGGCGAGTGGCCAACCCTTCCTGGTGATGGACTATGTCGAGGGCCACGCGCTCGCGGACTTTCTGGCGTCCAGGCAACTGACGCTGCGCGATCGCGTCCGGCTTTGCGCGCAGTGCTGCGATGCGATCCAGCATGCGCATCAGCACCTGGTGCTTCATCGGGACGTCAAACCGTCCAATATCGTTGTGAGCAACGATGGCACGCCGGTTCTGTTGGATTTCGGCATTGGAACGCTGCTGGAGGCGAGCCCGTCCGGCGTTCATACGGCAACGCTGGCCTTTACGCCCGGTTACGCGGCACCGGAACAGATACGTGGCTACGCGGCGACTACCGCGACCGATATTTTCGGCCTGGGCGCCTTGTTGTTCGATGTCCTGACCGGCCTGCGTTTGCCGGATCTGCGCAAGGGCGACATGCCGGTGCCTCTGCCAAGCAGTCAACCGATCGCGCCATCGCGCAGGCGCGAGCTGCGCGGCGACCTGGACCGCATTGTCATGAAAGCCACCGCGCTCGCGCCAGAGGATCGCTATCGCACAGCGGCAGCGTTGTCGGACGATCTGCATCGCTATCTTCGTGGCGAGCCGGTGCTAGCGGCGCCCGATTCCCTGTTTTATCGCTTGCGCAAGCTCGTCAACAGGCATCGCTGGGCTGCCGCTGCGAGCGTGGCCATCGTATGCGTGATCGTCGCTTTCGTCGTTCGCCTGGACATTGAACGCCAGCGGGCCTTGCAGGCCGAAGCGGCCGCTGTGCGAGAAGCCGGCAATGCCAACGCTTCGCGCGAATTCCTGGTTTCGGTGTTGGCCGCCTCCGATCCGGAGGCTGGCCGCGGCCGGCCTATGACGGTATCGGCATTGCTCACCTCGGCGACATCCCAGCTACGCAACGAGCGTATGCAGGACGAAGGCACGCGCGCCCTCGTCTGGCTGGCTGTCGCCGAGATCTACAAGAACATCAACGACCCCGTGCCGGGTTTGCAAGCGATCGACACCGCCGCCGATCTGTTCAAACGAACGAACCAGACCGATCCGGATCTGCAGGCGCGAGTACTCGAAACACGCGGCGTGCTGCTAGGACAACTGGAGCGTATCGCCGATGCCAAGCGCACATTGCAGGATCTGATTGCGCTGCGGTCAGGCCCGAATACCGACATGCTCGCACTTGCACGCGCCCACCAAGCGTACGCAACCGTCGCCGCGCTGGGGGGCGACCGCGAACAAGCGGAGCGGTCGCTGGATCACGCATTGACCTTGCTCAAAGCCGGCAGCGGGCCGACGGACCGGCTCCGCCTGGATCTGCTGCTCGATCGGATGAATCTGCACGCCAGCCGGCCCGGCGATTCCCAAGCAGCGCCCTACCTCACACAGGTGCTGAAGCTGGCGACCGCGACACTGGAGGCGGACGATCCCAAATGGCGCACGGTGCATCAGACAGCCAGCACAGTCTATCGAGGCTTGGGACAGTATCCCCAGGCACTGCCGCATGCCGAGTCAGCGTTGGCCATCGCACAACGCGTCTATGGAAACAGCAGCCAGTACACCATGGACCAGGAGAGCGAGCTGGCGATGGTACTGGGCCAGCTAGGCCGTTATCGCGACGCGGTCACGCACATGGAACGCGCAAGGTCGCTTCATCAGGCTCTGGGTTTGGATGACCTTGTCCTGGCGCAACAGGACATCCTGCTGGCATGGCTTTATGAAGGCCGTGGCGACAGCCGGCGCGCGATCGCGCTGCTCGACTCGACCCTGGCAAGGTTGCCCCAGGGCGACCCCACCTACATCACCTGGCGCTGGGTTGCGTACAAGCAGCGCGCTTCGGCGCACGGAGATTTGCGCCAGTTCGAACAGGCGTGGGCGGATGTCGACGAGGCGCTTCGATGGGTACGCGAGGACAGAGGCGGCGACTCTATCGAGTATTCGCAGATCCAGGCGCGCTATGCGCAGCTGCTGCTCGATGCCGGACGATTGAGCCAGGCCGAGGTGGCGCTGGCGACGGCCAAACGACTGAGCCAGGCACGCAGCGCCGGTCCCTATACCGCCATCTGGATCAGGCTGGCCGAACTCGATGCCCAACTGGCGCAAGCCAAAGGCCAGATTTCCTTGGCCAGACAGCGTATGGACGAAGCGTTGGCATTGGCGGAAAAGGAACGCAACAGCGACCCGATCAAGATAGCCAAGGTCAAGTTGCTCGCCGCCGATCTGGCGTTTCGCCAGCACGATGCCGATCGTGCGAGAAGCCTGTTGCGAGAGGCGATGCCCGTGCTGGAACAGGAGATGTCATCGCAGTCGCCGCAGCTTGCCAAAGCGCGATGGCTGGCGAAGAAAACATCCCAGTAG
- a CDS encoding HAD-IA family hydrolase — MKIQAVLFDLDGVLADYDRDGRIARMAASAGVSAETMQYAVYGSGVELAADSGIGYDPDTYLAAISRLAGAEVTREAWIAARREVTKLRPWMLELAARLVRDGVAVAMLTNNTLMFGESVRRVVPDMFPLFEHTAWTSAQFDTRKPFTDVYERCLAYWGKEPATTLFVDDLEENVIGAEKAGLIAHWYRDRAGFTAAMASLGIDVP, encoded by the coding sequence TTGAAGATTCAAGCCGTACTGTTCGACCTTGACGGCGTGCTTGCCGACTATGACCGCGATGGGCGTATCGCGCGGATGGCCGCGTCGGCCGGTGTATCGGCCGAAACCATGCAGTACGCGGTGTATGGCTCAGGCGTCGAGCTGGCGGCGGACTCGGGCATCGGTTACGACCCCGATACCTATCTGGCGGCGATCAGCCGGCTGGCCGGTGCCGAGGTGACGCGCGAGGCGTGGATTGCCGCGCGGCGCGAGGTCACAAAGCTGCGGCCGTGGATGTTGGAGCTGGCGGCGCGCCTGGTGCGCGACGGTGTGGCCGTGGCGATGTTGACCAACAACACCTTGATGTTTGGCGAGTCGGTGCGTCGCGTCGTTCCCGATATGTTTCCGCTGTTCGAACACACGGCCTGGACCAGTGCGCAGTTCGATACGCGCAAGCCGTTTACCGATGTCTACGAACGCTGCCTGGCGTATTGGGGCAAGGAGCCGGCGACGACCTTGTTTGTCGATGACCTCGAAGAGAATGTGATCGGCGCGGAGAAGGCGGGATTGATCGCCCATTGGTATCGCGACCGTGCAGGGTTTACTGCGGCGATGGCGTCCTTGGGGATCGACGTGCCGTAA